GTGCTGCCGGTGATGGCGAGCTGCGGCGTCACGGCGGCGAGCCACGTGGCCGTGTGCTGGGCGCTGGTGCGCAAGGCCGGCATGGGCAGCAGGGGCGCCGCGCTGGCGAACGCCGTCTCCTATGGCGTCAACCTCACCATAATGTCTCTCTATGTCAGGCTGTCGCGCTCCTGCGAGAAGACATGGACTGGCTTCTCCATGGAGGCCTTCAGGGAGCTCCGCCAGTATGCGGAGCTCGCCATCCCCGCGGCAATGATGGTCTGGTAAGGACAACATCATGTACTTCATTAGAAATTTTGTAGTCCTTGAGAAAGCAACGGGAGGTACCATGATTTTACGCTagaaattttggtacctcaagATGCTTAGTATCTAGatgtactaaattttacactagaaaatgtGGTATGACACCTtttcaaggatggtaaaatttgCAGAGATCGAAAACTGCTTACATtgtctaaaattatatttatagctTGACTAATGTTGGATTAATTTCTTGATTACGCAGTTTGGAGTGGTGGTCATTTGAATTTCTTGTGATGCTCTCTGGTCTTCTGCCCAATCCTAAACTTGAAACCTCAGTGTTGTCGATATGGTAATCAATCACAAGATTATGTCTCTGatacaaatttaataaattaacaTGAATGAAACGAAGTATGTTTACTAAATTGTTTGCTGGATTCTGCAGTCTCAACACTGGTGCTCTGCTGGTCATGGTTCCAATTGGTCTCAGCACAGCTATAAGGTCTTGAGATTCTGCAATAAAATGTTCAGATATGATACTCTGCTATTTTGATCCTTTTTTCTGCTTAGAGTCTGGctgatttctttcttttctactgCCTAGCACGCGTGTTTCGAACGAACTAGGTGCCGGCAATCCCCAGGCAGCGAAGCTGGCAACTCGAGTGGTCTTATGTATGGCCATGACCGAAGGCTCGGTGGTTGCGTTTACGATGATTCTGTTGCGCAATTCCTGGGGTCACATGTACAGTGATGAGGCTGAAGTTGTCACCTACATTGCTCGTATGATACCTGTTCTAGCCATATCATTCTTCATTGATGGGATTCACAGCGCTCTTTCAGGTAAAAACCTCCTGCAtggatgatgtcagtgacactGCCAAATTATAAGCATGTAAATGAAGTTACCTGATGCATAAGTCAGGAACAGAATGATCAGAAGATCATTGTCTGAATATTTTTCAGGAGTGCTCACTGGATGTGGCAAGCAGAAGATCGGCGCACGGGTAAATCTTGGCGCATTTTACTTGGCAGGCATTCCTATGGCCGTCTTTCTTGCATTTGTGCTACATCTGAATGGAATGGTACTGCTATTTGTCTGAATATTCCCtttcgttttttaaaaaatagctgcAGATTCACATCTAGCACTTCGCACATGTTTCAGTATAAACAACATGGATGTATCTCTGAAAGACTGAAAATTTTGTGCTTTCATTAGGGCCTTTGGCTTGGCATCGTTTGCGGGAGCCTCAGCAAGCTTATCTTGCTCTTTTGGATCACAATGAGTATAAACTGGGAGAAGGAAGTAAGTTATCTGAGGATGCCTACCATTTTATATCAGGGTAGCTACCAATTTTCCTTTCATTGTAAAATGTGTCATATGCTCATGTTTGCAATTTCATTTCAGTCAACCAGGGCGAAAGAATTGGTGTTCAGTTCATCTCTTCCTGTAGCATGAAGAAAAACGATGCATCAGAATTTCATGATATGGTGCAATTGTTATTGTGAAAGCAACACAGAACCAAATGTTATGAAGCTCGCCTTTCATCTTTAAGCACCCAGTTTATTAACATTTGTAACATGAATTTTTGTTCTTGTTATAACacctatttaatattttttttcttgttcagaTTGTACTCTGTAAACAAAGGATATATCTTATATGCATCGATTAATTGAAAATCTAAGAAGCATATTATAGGAAATTAAACGGTTCTACCAGTTCTACATAAAACAGTGTGTGAGCTATAATCACTCTGATCTTATCTTAGTCGTCTGTTCAAAGGTACTAGTAGGTCTCTACTAGCCTCCAAGATATACTCCCTCGTTCCCTAAATGTTtaatgccgttgacttttttaaacatgtttgaccgttcgtcttattcaaaaacttttgtgaaatgtgtaaaactatatgtatacataaaagtatatttaacaataaatcaaatgataggaaaagaattaataattacttaaattttttaaataagatgaacggtcaaactttttaaaaaagtcaacggcatcaaacattttaggatggatggagtactaacGTTTGGTTGCAATGTCTGTGTACACGAAAATTTTCATTGCATGGACTAACTCTGCAGAAATTTGCAAACAATGACGAAGCATTTTGGAACCTTCGCTAACTTTTTCTGAAGAAATATTGAAAATCCATAGGACGTTCTATGAAATTTCGAATCATGCTGAAACCTTCATAGGAGCCATGAGTGTAAAATATTATCAGAGCACAAAGGTTGTGATAAGTCCTTGTTTGTCAGATTTATCAACCTGGTGCTTCATCTCTTCTGATCGTATTACACTGACTGATTGAGAAGTGGTCAGAtttgtttgaaaatttgaaacaaaaacaGTGGACGCAAAGTGACTTTTGAAACATTGCGTGCCGGATCATGTACAGTACTTCCATGATAAGACGGTGTATCAGAAGGCATGAAACTACTTCTGTACCTATTACAGATCTGCAATGTAGCTGTGCATTTTCCAGTTCTGATTTTGTACAACTCCCTCAGAAAAATATAGCGTGAATGTTATTTTGAAAAAGTATTGAGCAAACAATCAATTTCTGCAGAACAAACATTGTATGAAAGCCATTTGAAATATGAATATGTTGATGTAACTTACACACActaaatatatttgtagtttAAGTAATTGATGGTCAAATGATCTTATAAAGTTTGACCTTTTCAGAACACTAGCATGCACTATTAATTGGTCAACATTTtctttaagataatggaatttTTATTTAACTTAGCCTATTACATCAAGGTGAGAATATTTCTGATCTCTGCATAACTAAAACACACACCGTTATTAATTGGTCAATATAAAAGAACACTGTCTGGGACGACGCTCTACAAGTGCCGAGCAAGGCCACCTGAGCTTCTCACACCTCCATGGATGCCACAGGATTCTACAAAATGCAAATTCCACAAAACATTCTACCAAGCATAGCAGCATACATacaaaaaacattttttaaagtGCAATTACGTAGCATCGATTTAACTTGTTGTGTGCTCAAGTCAATGCACACATCAAAAGACGCGCTGTTTACAGGTCATACTTCTTGGGAGTTGAGAAATTAACATGAGCATTTGGACACACATCTGTCTTGGCTATTTCTGCAGCTGTGATGATCCATAAGCACAAATAATAGTCGAATACCTCTTCTTGCAAACATTTCCCTGCAAATAAAAATAACCTTCCATGACCACCAGTAAAAAACTATTCTCACTTGTTATTCGGCACAGTTAAAACTCAACTGTAAAATCATCGGTGTTGCACAAAGTGTAGGAATCCCTCACTCACATAAAGTGAAGTCCAAACTGTCTTAAACTTGCTGCACCGTGTTTATCCAAAACTCTACCTGTTGTCTGTTTCCTTGACCATCGTCATGCCTGACGTCCTCTTATATACATGGTAATAATTGAAGACATATGAGTGTTGCTGACAAATACATGGATTGATGATACTATCACCATCGAAAAGGTCTCAAGCGTATTACTTTTCTTAACCCATCCCGCAGGTAACGAAGACCACGAAACTGAACCCATGCAATCTTCgctgcaaaataaaaaatacaatctCCTTATTTAAGTCTCGGAGGTATGGAAACTATAAATATGATAATCTCATTTGGAAAACAAGAAAATGAAATATTCCAACTTTTGGTTGAAAAAAGAGTATTATATATGAGAGCAATTTTAtagtccttgaggaggtactatgaggtaccactttttctattgtaaaattGGTACCAAGATTGGTACTTAGGTACTAtatgaggtaaaaaaaatagtgtaaaatttggtacctcatgatacctcctcaaggaccgtaaaattacTCTATATATAAAGCATGCACGGATGGGGTCCACTATATATCTCGGTGACAATGAGTTGATGGTGATGTGGTTTAAAGTGTTACATATGATCCTTTCACCTGACTTTGACCATCGGACAATTACAATTagacaataatttttttatgtaaatatgtaGGAGAGTGTGTATATATTgatataataaataatttatggaGTTACATATGTACAATGAAGTTGCTTTAGATAGTTCCAGCATCGAAGTGCATTCAAACTACTTGCAATATTGAACGGCAAAGCTCTTGCCTTATCCCTCAAAAATGATATTCTGGTGACCGGTATTAACATCCGAAGAATTCACTAGGTATGTGTGAATAATGAAAGATTCTCATGGCCCCAGAGTCAACTAGCTCTAATGTACCCACTACGTCAGAACCGCTTATCTCTTATGGCCCACCAGTGATGGGCTGAAGAGCTCGTCACGGATGGCCTCACCTTTGATGGGTCCATTGGCAGCCCGTAACAAATGAGGCATCCGGTCACGGCCTGTCATAGGTGGTCACCTATGACGGGCTGAATCTGACACCCGTTAAAGTGACACCTCTATCGGATGCTAGTTTCAGCCCGTCAAAGGTAAACACGTACCTGTGATGGGCCATAAAGATATAGCCCGTCAGAGATGGCCTTCACTCATCTCAAACGAGCTCTAGCCCTAACTCGTTTGAGGTGAGTTGCGGCCTATTTATACCCCCAACCTACCAACCGCTTTCCATCCTAACTCAGTGTACTGTTCATTTTTCGGGTAGGAGAGCAAGGGGGCGAATTTTTGTTGAAATCGAAGGTAAAAAAACTGtgctaattattatttaattacgTATATTACATATCGTGTCTTACAATTGTTATCTTATTAGTTGCATATGGACCGAAGTTGGATATACGATATTCACCGTTCAACCTAGGGAGGGGGTCACTGAATTCGTAAATTTTGCGGATAATGATAGGAAAAATACGATGAGCAAATATATGTTGTGTCCATATGCAGATTGTAAAAATGAGAAAATGTTCGAAGAGAGTTCATGGGTACATTCTCACCTGATCTGTAGAGGATTCATGGATCACTACAAATGTTGGAGGAAGCATGGAGACCAAGAGACACATGATGTTGCAGCTGATGAAGTGCCAGATATAGTGAACAATGCAACAGCTAGAGATGTCATGTTTGTCCCATCTCCATTAGGCGGTGATACCATATATTTGGACCCTGAAACTGTCTGATATGTTGCGTGATGTTGAAGACCCATATCACAACGAgagagattttgagaagtttagtaAATTGGTGGTAGATTCTGAGATGTCTTTGTATGTTGGGTGTAAGCCAAAGCACACCAAGTTATCCGCTGTCTTGAAACTCATGAAGCTTAAGATAAGTAATGGTTGGTCAACAAAAGTTCTACATAACTTCTTGAGTTGTTGAAGGACTTATTGCCAGAGGGGAACAAAATCCCGCAGATGACATATGAAGCAAAGCAAGTCCTATGCCCATTGGGTCTGGAGGTCAGAAGACTTCATGCTTGTCGGAACAACTGCATATTGTATTACAAACAGTATGCCGATTTGGATGCTTGCCCTATTTGTGAGGCTTCTAGATATAAGTGAGACTTAAGTGAAGGTGAAGGTCGTAAGTCAAATAGGGGTGGCTCCGCAAAGGTGGTGTGGTATCTTCCAATTGCCGAGCGCATGAACATAATGTTTGCAAATCTGAAGCAAGATAAGTTAGTGCGATGGCATGCTAAAGAACGGAAGGTCGACGGTAAGCTTAGGCACCTAGTATATTCAATACAATGGAGAACAATTGATAGAATTTACCCCGAATTTGCAAAGGACCCGAGGAACATGCATCTCGCCATGTGTACATACGACATTAATATATTCAGTGATTTGAGCAGTCGTCATAGTATATAGCCAGTTCTTGTGAACTACAATCTTCCTCCTTGGTTGTGCTtcaagaggaagtacattatgCCTGCAATGCTCGTTCAAAGACTGACATAACCTGGCAATGATATCGATATGTTCATAGAACCAATAATCATGACTTAGAAAGGCTATGGCACACGAACTTGGGACGCATCTAGGTGGGAGTGCTTCAGCCTCCAAGTGTTGTTGTTTTGCACCATAAACGATTATACGACCCTTGGTATCCTTTCTGGGTAAACTGTCATAGGATGGAGGGCTTGTGTCGGAGtgtatggatgaaacaaaaAGTCAAGTTGAAGCATTCATGCAAGATGGTCTACATGGGGCACATGAGATTTCTCCCAAGGTATCACCCTTACAGAAATATGTGGAAGAATTTCAGTGGACACAGAGAGGTAGCTAGTCCCTCGCAGGATCAAACAGGGCTACAAGTGCATGACTTAGggcctgtttctttcagcttaggattattataatctagattattgagtcagattactataaggtagattgttataatctataGTAGAATAaacggttagttgtttctttcctgattattagagcctagattattgggtttgcaagtctaaagagggagtggggtggcatggtgggtaatttttcacccaataatctggaaaaagctcacctaaatgagcttatcagattgtAATAAGCTGgactccagattataataagctacttcaataagttgtctgtttctttcaacttactcccaataatctggattataataatcccaagctgaaagaaacagggccttagtgaGGGGAATCACCAACGATTTTGCAAAGAGAAGAAAGCTAGTAGCACTAAAGATAAGAGCATGTGGAAGAAGAAGTCAATATTCTGGAGTACCATACTTGTAGCATCTTGAGGTCCGCCATTGCATAGATTTATGGATGGTATAGGCGATTGTGAATAATGTGAATGGATTTTTAATAAGACTTCGATTTCGATTTTCTATGGATGAAACATGGGGTCGATTTGATTTTGTGGTATTAATTGATAGATCATAATTATAAATTTTGTGGTTGCATTTTCATTGGAAAGCATGTTTTGAGCTAGTATTGCCCAATCCACGTGGATGGCAACATAAGTGATGCTTTTATGGATTCAGTGATGATAATTCTTTGTGTTGGAAACTCATTATTCTCTTCatgttgataatacttatcattTTGGATAAGGTTgatgttaaattttaaaatctttgactatgaataatttctaaaatatctATCTTAAAATTATGGAGAACATATGCATAGGTTGGTTTTAAAAAGTATTCcagtaaaatcatatatttattgatatttctatttatattataatgaaaaatagtggtcaaagttgttGTTTGAGACCGTGTTCTGTccaaaagataaatattatcaGCCCAAAGGGAGTATCATCATCAATTTTATAATGTGGCTTTTGCTAGACAGTCTACTATAATGCACATAATAATAATACCAATAATGATTAATGGATTGATCTGAAGTCATTTATGATTTACCATGTAAACTCCTTTGATCAAAACAGGTGAGGATTGTGCTTTCTTGTCACTGCCCAATATTTCAGAGACAAAAAGGGTCAAAGTTTTCATTTGTTCATTCCGAGATGTTGTGCGCTGCTCATTACAATGTCACTGACAGAGACatcaaaaatcatcaaaattcaTACTAGGTACATACTCTCACTGTACCTATACCTATCCTAACTAGAGCTCAGTTGTACACTGTTGGCAAAAACAATAGTCATACACAACACGCGAAGTCCAAAATTGCTGTCATGGCCTCGATCATATTGTGATTGATGCAGTCCTCAACTACGTTTTTCCTTCGACTTCTTCGAAATCCCAATAGAAGTTACAAGACGGCTCCTATTCTCCTCTTGCAGATCAATTCGTATGCTTTTCCGAACGATGATCAATTCGTATGCTTTTTAGAATGATGATTGATGCTGATGTGCTATAGACCAATTTTGCATCCTATTAATTGCCTGGTGCACTGCATGTGAGATGTGGCACACTACATTTTCATGCTACTGGAAGAGATGAGCTGAAGACCCTGTCCTTTGCCAAGATCGCCTGAAATTGGATACATCAAAAAAGACATCATATTGTTGTCCAGATTTAACAGCAGAAGGTCCTAATCATTATCCTGAAAGAATTCGTTTAGTGTGCTATATTTACCTCCTTTTCCCAGTCTATGCAACACGAGACAATTATAAGCACCAGTAGTTTGATGATGCTGCCGCAGACGATGCCAAGCCACAGGCCCTGTTGAAAGCACATCAGTTTAAGAATTCAGATGCATCCATGTTGTTCTACAGGTCATTTTTTACATGGGGGAAAAATTCAGCAGAGGTAAGTACCATTCCATTCAGATGGAGGTAGAATGCAAGCAGAACAGCCACCGGAATGCCTACAAGGTAGAATGCCCCGAGGTTCACGGCTGCACCAATTTTCTGCTTGCCACAACCCGTGAGCACGCCTGCAAAGTGCAAGAACAACTCATTTTAACTCTTAAAAATGATGTACAGGATAACTTGCTTATTAGgtggttgtgaacttgtgattcaGATTTTTGTCATGTGCAATGCATTTTAATTCTACCTGACAGAGAACTGTGAAGCCCATCTATGAAGAAAGATATGCCGAGAATCGGCAGCATCCTAGCAATGTATGTCACAACTTCCTGCTCGTTGCTGTACATGTACCCCCAGACATTGCGAAGCAAGAACATGGTAAAGCTTATCACCAATCCTTCGGACAAAGCCATATACATCACCACTCGCGTTGCTCGCTTCGCTGCTTGAGGCTGCCCGGCTCCAATTTCGTTCGAAACACGCGTGCTGCAGGAAgacagagaagaaaaaaacatgaaatcGACAAGGAAATTATTACATGAACACTATAAACTGTGGAGTTTCATGTTGACAACTTGCACCTTATAGAAGAGCATAGACCCAATGGTACCATGTACAGCAGAGCCCCAGTGTTCAAGCTGAATATTGAAAACTGTTAGCTGGAGTTAAGAACAAAATGTGCCTTTAAAACAAAATCTGAACCACTAAAAGTAGAACTGTGTGGTTACCATATTGACAGCACTGATGTCTCAAGCTGAGGATTAGGCAGAAGTCCAGAGAGCAGCACAAGGATTTCAAATGACCACCACTCCAAGCTGCAAAAGAAAATTGTCTAGAAAATTAAACGGTTTGGTTGAAGCATAGCTTAAAAAATTACTCCTACACCTTTGTCGATGAGAAACTGAATTTTTGAAATAAGATATGTTCTAAGCTGCAGATATGATCACTCTTTTCGATCACAAACTGAATATTTGAAATAagatatgtattttgagagtcAACTCTACATCGATGGTCCCATCTCTCACCAGATCATCATGGCGGAGGGCATGGCGAGCGCGGCGAACTGGCGGAGCTCCTTGAAGGCCTCGCCAGAGAAGCCGCTCCACCTGCCCTTGCAGGTGTTGGACGCCCTGACGTAGACGGCGAGTATGGCGAGGTTGACGGCGTAGGAGATGGCGTTGGCGAGCGCGGCTCCCTTGCTCCCCATGCCGGCCCTGAACACGAGCAGCCAGCACACGAGCGGGTGGaggagcgcggtggcggcggagctcgctGTGACGGGGAGCACGACGGTCTGCGTCTGCAGGAACCGGATGTGGCACTGGAGCGGCACGTAGGCGGCGAGCGACGGGAGCATCCACCGCGCGTACgcgccggcctcggcggcgatGCCCGCGTCCTGGCCGAGGAGCAGCAGGATCCGCTCCGCGGACGCCCAGACCAGCGCGATGGGGACGCACGCCGCCGCGAGCACCACCATGGCGCGCTGCTTGTACACGCCCAGCAGGTGGTACTGCCTCGCCCCGTACGCCTGCCCGCACAGCGtgtccatcgccgtcgccatgccCGTCTGCGAGAGGAGAATTTGAAAGATCAATTCGATGGAGAATCCCAAACAATCTATCCACGATTCAAATTTCTAgcgggcgtgcgtgcgtgcaggcGTACGAGGAGGCTGTAGCCGGTGACGTTGGCGAGGGAGGTGGCGAgggaggcgccggcgagggggagcTCACCGAGGTGGCCGACGAACATGACGGACACCATGTTCACCACGCACTGCAGGATGCAGCTGGCCACGATCGGCCCGGCCAGCCGCAGCAGCCGCTTCGCCTCCGCGGAGGCGAGCCGGCGCCCCTCCTCCggaccgtcgccgtcggcggccttGCCGGGcgttggcggcgccgccgcgagaaGCGGctcgtggacggcggcggcggccattggACGGGTGTATTTGGGGGCGTGCCGAAATGTAAGGC
The sequence above is drawn from the Oryza glaberrima chromosome 10, OglaRS2, whole genome shotgun sequence genome and encodes:
- the LOC127752850 gene encoding protein DETOXIFICATION 16-like, with product MEKPAASVEEPLLVGAGEKKGESAAAAELKRLLRLAGPLVASGVLRNVVQMVSVMFVGHLGELPLAGASLATSLANVTGFSLLFGMASALDTLCGQAYGARQHHLLGVYKQRAMLVLAVAAVPIALVWASAGEILLLFGQDPAIAAEAGAYARWLIPSLVPFVPLVCHIRFLQAQSAVLPVMASCGVTAASHVAVCWALVRKAGMGSRGAALANAVSYGVNLTIMSLYVRLSRSCEKTWTGFSMEAFRELRQYAELAIPAAMMVCLEWWSFEFLVMLSGLLPNPKLETSVLSICLNTGALLVMVPIGLSTAISTRVSNELGAGNPQAAKLATRVVLCMAMTEGSVVAFTMILLRNSWGHMYSDEAEVVTYIARMIPVLAISFFIDGIHSALSGVLTGCGKQKIGARVNLGAFYLAGIPMAVFLAFVLHLNGMGLWLGIVCGSLSKLILLFWITMSINWEKESTRAKELVFSSSLPVA
- the LOC127785686 gene encoding protein DETOXIFICATION 16-like isoform X2 is translated as MATAMDTLCGQAYGARQYHLLGVYKQRAMVVLAAACVPIALVWASAERILLLLGQDAGIAAEAGAYARWMLPSLAAYVPLQCHIRFLQTQTVVLPVTASSAATALLHPLVCWLLVFRAGMGSKGAALANAISYAVNLAILAVYVRASNTCKGRWSGFSGEAFKELRQFAALAMPSAMMICLEWWSFEILVLLSGLLPNPQLETSVLSICLNTGALLYMVPLGLCSSISTRVSNEIGAGQPQAAKRATRVVMYMALSEGLVISFTMFLLRNVWGYMYSNEQEVVTYIARMLPILGISFFIDGLHSSLSGVLTGCGKQKIGAAVNLGAFYLVGIPVAVLLAFYLHLNGMGLWLGIVCGSIIKLLVLIIVSCCIDWEKEAILAKDRVFSSSLPVA
- the LOC127785686 gene encoding protein DETOXIFICATION 16-like isoform X1, with the protein product MAAAAVHEPLLAAAPPTPGKAADGDGPEEGRRLASAEAKRLLRLAGPIVASCILQCVVNMVSVMFVGHLGELPLAGASLATSLANVTGYSLLTGMATAMDTLCGQAYGARQYHLLGVYKQRAMVVLAAACVPIALVWASAERILLLLGQDAGIAAEAGAYARWMLPSLAAYVPLQCHIRFLQTQTVVLPVTASSAATALLHPLVCWLLVFRAGMGSKGAALANAISYAVNLAILAVYVRASNTCKGRWSGFSGEAFKELRQFAALAMPSAMMICLEWWSFEILVLLSGLLPNPQLETSVLSICLNTGALLYMVPLGLCSSISTRVSNEIGAGQPQAAKRATRVVMYMALSEGLVISFTMFLLRNVWGYMYSNEQEVVTYIARMLPILGISFFIDGLHSSLSGVLTGCGKQKIGAAVNLGAFYLVGIPVAVLLAFYLHLNGMGLWLGIVCGSIIKLLVLIIVSCCIDWEKEAILAKDRVFSSSLPVA